In Lysobacter firmicutimachus, one genomic interval encodes:
- a CDS encoding MFS transporter — translation MNRGRTILAMILTYMVFGILLNSVGTVILQSIQGFGIDKSQASILEAFKDLPIAVVSFLTAALMPRLGYRRAMMLGLALVGAACALMPLLASFWMTKLLFAATGVAFALVKVSVYSSIGLLTEGKQQHASLTSIIEGWFMVGVLAGYWIFAWFIDPQSPGDPVWLRVYWLLAALCAAIVLLLAGSRLDERAARDGHAAGESFLDMFRLVAQPLVAVFLASAFLYVLIEQSVGTWLPTFNREILHLPTTMSVQAASIFAVSLALGRLGAGLALRRVPWHWLLMTCVAAMAALVVMALPLAADARPNPSMTWAHAPLAAYVFPLIGLFMAPIYPAINSVVLSSLPKSRHAAMTGLIVVFSALGGTTGSFLTGQLFARLGGGTAFYLSLLPMALLLLAIALLKRHSRRAEAAVAAAA, via the coding sequence ATGAACCGAGGCCGCACGATCCTGGCGATGATCCTCACCTACATGGTGTTCGGGATCCTGCTCAACAGCGTCGGCACGGTGATCCTGCAGTCGATCCAGGGCTTCGGCATCGACAAGAGCCAGGCCAGCATCCTGGAAGCCTTCAAGGACCTGCCGATCGCGGTCGTCTCGTTCCTGACCGCCGCCCTGATGCCGCGCCTGGGCTACCGCCGGGCGATGATGCTCGGGCTGGCCCTGGTCGGGGCCGCCTGCGCGCTGATGCCGCTGCTGGCTTCGTTCTGGATGACCAAGCTGCTGTTCGCCGCGACCGGCGTGGCCTTCGCCCTGGTCAAGGTTTCGGTGTACTCCTCGATCGGCCTGTTGACCGAGGGCAAGCAGCAGCACGCCAGCCTGACCAGCATCATCGAAGGCTGGTTCATGGTCGGCGTGCTCGCCGGCTATTGGATCTTCGCCTGGTTCATCGATCCGCAGTCGCCCGGCGATCCGGTCTGGCTGCGGGTGTACTGGCTGTTGGCGGCGCTGTGCGCGGCGATCGTGCTGCTGCTGGCCGGCTCGCGCCTGGACGAGCGGGCCGCGCGCGACGGCCATGCCGCCGGCGAGTCCTTCCTCGACATGTTCCGCTTGGTCGCCCAGCCGCTGGTCGCGGTGTTCCTGGCCTCGGCCTTCCTGTATGTCTTGATCGAACAGAGCGTAGGCACCTGGCTGCCAACCTTCAACCGCGAAATCCTGCACTTGCCGACCACCATGAGCGTGCAGGCGGCGAGCATCTTCGCCGTATCGCTGGCGCTGGGCCGGCTCGGCGCCGGCCTGGCCCTGCGCCGGGTGCCGTGGCACTGGCTGCTGATGACCTGCGTGGCGGCGATGGCCGCGCTGGTGGTGATGGCTCTGCCGCTGGCCGCAGACGCCCGGCCCAACCCGTCCATGACCTGGGCGCACGCGCCGCTGGCGGCCTACGTGTTCCCGCTGATCGGCCTGTTCATGGCGCCGATCTATCCGGCGATCAACTCGGTGGTACTGAGTTCGCTGCCGAAGTCGCGGCATGCGGCGATGACCGGCCTGATCGTGGTGTTCTCCGCGCTCGGCGGCACCACCGGCTCGTTCCTCACCGGCCAGTTGTTCGCCCGCCTCGGCGGCGGCACCGCGTTCTACCTGTCGCTGCTGCCGATGGCGCTGTTGCTGTTGGCGATCGCCTTGCTCAAGCGGCACAGCCGGCGCGCCGAAGCCGCGGTCGCGGCGGCGGCGTGA
- a CDS encoding TonB-dependent receptor — MQRASSKQARLIRYALSAAIAAALAPGAVLAQESAAQQPAAPAAATADGKESATTLDAIVVSGTARFKGLRKRDASFSITTASLEQIQEAVPLSTADALKVVPGVWAESAGGSTGANIFVRGMPSEGDAPFVTVQMDGAPLYPPPTLSFLENSTLFRMDDTVERMEVLRGGPSPIFSNGQPGATVNFIQKKGGEEPAGSVRIGLGSDNFRRVDLFNSGKLGEGWYYSVGGFYRVTDGVRDTQFPADKGGQLSATLTHSWDSGEVTVYARHTNDKNAFFTPIPLLSRNNGSSLSSFPGLDAQTGTLLGNDFRHVDIPTGPGTRIRRDLAEGRGINLDVFGASMDFYVGDWTISDRINYVSGSAPTNGLFTGASPRRMADYIAGFGSAGTATYVNGGGAVDPNQQVLTAGFWVVDKELESFTNDLRFSRDLFEGNTFTAGVYYARYSSKDTWYLGNNMLLTAQNNARRIDLRLADGRQVTRDGFVGTSFFSLRGDYDGQNTAVFLADEWQINERLRLDGGVRYEWQQVDGTVHDTATVDLDGNPNTLYDNATSISLPTSRRIDQNDHHFSWTLGLNYKLNDTSSVFARANSGYKLPAFDNLRDGNTKTQEIDQYELGFKSGNNVYDLYLTAFYNKFTNSPFQAFLDDGTNFTTVGDSRAYGVEVEGAVRPIGGLELTLTGIWLDAQYENYREFTGNQVMRQPKQQFRFTPSYYWTLPFGDLKIFATYSRIGDRYADLANTQKLPSYDTLDIGANLHVGENWEFAFTGSNVTNELGLTEGNVRVPGAATGGVFMGRPIAGRSYLFSAAYRW; from the coding sequence ATGCAACGCGCATCGTCCAAGCAAGCTCGCCTGATCCGCTACGCCCTGTCCGCGGCGATCGCCGCCGCGCTGGCCCCGGGCGCCGTCCTGGCCCAGGAAAGCGCGGCCCAGCAGCCCGCCGCGCCGGCCGCCGCGACCGCCGACGGCAAGGAGTCGGCCACCACCCTCGACGCGATCGTGGTCAGCGGCACCGCGCGCTTCAAGGGCCTGCGCAAGCGCGACGCCAGCTTCTCGATCACCACCGCCTCGCTGGAGCAGATCCAGGAAGCGGTGCCGCTGAGCACCGCCGACGCGCTCAAGGTCGTGCCCGGCGTGTGGGCCGAATCGGCCGGCGGCAGCACCGGCGCCAACATCTTCGTGCGCGGCATGCCCTCCGAAGGCGACGCGCCGTTCGTGACCGTGCAGATGGACGGCGCGCCGCTGTATCCGCCGCCGACCCTGTCGTTCCTGGAGAATTCGACCCTGTTCCGGATGGACGACACGGTCGAGCGCATGGAAGTGCTGCGCGGCGGCCCGAGCCCGATCTTCTCCAACGGCCAGCCCGGCGCGACGGTCAACTTCATCCAGAAGAAGGGCGGCGAAGAGCCGGCCGGCAGCGTGCGCATCGGCCTGGGCAGCGACAACTTCCGCCGCGTCGATCTGTTCAACAGCGGCAAGCTCGGCGAAGGCTGGTACTACAGCGTCGGCGGTTTCTACCGCGTCACCGACGGCGTGCGCGACACGCAGTTCCCGGCCGACAAGGGCGGCCAGCTCAGCGCCACCCTGACCCACAGCTGGGACAGCGGCGAGGTCACGGTCTACGCCCGCCACACCAACGACAAGAACGCCTTCTTCACCCCGATTCCGCTGCTGTCGCGCAACAACGGCAGCAGCTTGTCGAGCTTCCCGGGCCTGGACGCGCAAACCGGCACCCTGCTCGGCAACGACTTCCGCCACGTCGACATCCCCACCGGCCCCGGCACCCGCATCCGCCGCGACTTGGCCGAGGGCCGCGGCATCAACCTCGACGTGTTCGGCGCCTCGATGGATTTCTACGTCGGCGACTGGACCATCAGCGACCGGATCAACTACGTCAGCGGCAGCGCCCCGACCAACGGCCTGTTCACCGGCGCCAGCCCCCGGCGCATGGCCGACTACATCGCCGGCTTCGGCAGCGCCGGCACCGCCACCTACGTCAACGGCGGCGGCGCGGTCGATCCCAACCAGCAGGTGCTGACCGCCGGCTTCTGGGTGGTCGACAAGGAGCTGGAGTCGTTCACCAACGATCTGCGCTTCAGCCGCGACCTGTTCGAGGGCAATACCTTCACCGCCGGCGTCTACTACGCGCGCTACTCGTCCAAGGACACCTGGTATCTCGGCAACAACATGCTGCTGACCGCGCAGAACAACGCGCGGCGGATCGACCTGCGCCTGGCCGACGGCCGCCAGGTCACCCGCGACGGCTTCGTCGGCACTTCGTTCTTCTCCCTGCGCGGCGACTACGACGGCCAGAACACCGCGGTGTTCCTGGCCGACGAGTGGCAGATCAACGAACGCCTGCGCCTGGACGGCGGCGTGCGCTACGAATGGCAGCAGGTCGACGGGACCGTGCACGACACCGCCACGGTCGACCTGGACGGCAATCCGAACACGCTGTACGACAACGCCACTTCGATCTCGCTGCCGACCAGCCGGCGCATCGACCAGAACGATCATCACTTCTCCTGGACCCTGGGCCTGAACTACAAGCTCAACGACACCAGCAGCGTGTTCGCCCGCGCCAACTCGGGCTACAAGCTGCCGGCGTTCGACAACCTGCGCGACGGCAACACCAAGACCCAGGAAATCGACCAGTACGAGCTCGGCTTCAAGTCCGGCAACAACGTCTACGACCTGTACCTGACCGCGTTCTACAACAAGTTCACCAACTCCCCGTTCCAGGCCTTCCTCGACGACGGCACCAACTTCACCACCGTCGGCGACTCGCGCGCCTACGGCGTGGAAGTGGAAGGTGCGGTGCGTCCGATCGGCGGCCTGGAACTGACCCTGACCGGGATCTGGCTGGACGCGCAGTACGAGAACTACCGCGAGTTCACCGGCAACCAGGTGATGCGCCAGCCCAAGCAGCAGTTCCGCTTCACCCCCAGCTACTACTGGACCCTGCCGTTCGGCGACCTGAAGATCTTCGCCACCTACTCGCGCATCGGCGACCGTTACGCCGACCTGGCCAACACCCAGAAGCTGCCCTCCTACGACACGCTCGACATCGGCGCGAACCTGCACGTCGGCGAAAACTGGGAGTTCGCCTTCACCGGCAGCAACGTCACCAACGAGTTGGGCCTGACCGAAGGCAACGTGCGCGTGCCCGGCGCGGCCACCGGCGGCGTGTTCATGGGCCGTCCGATCGCCGGGCGCTCCTACCTGTTCTCCGCCGCCTACCGCTGGTGA
- a CDS encoding TetR/AcrR family transcriptional regulator, with protein MNTRPLLPGNTKARLLEAAEDLFIEHGYEAMSMRQITGRAVTNLAAVNYHFGSKEALVQELLQERFDRLNQERLRLLDACEQRYGAESMDAHAVLSALFVPALRMGRNSANGPAFVRLLGRVYSDPSPFIRGYLREHYQPIFGRYFEAFARALPYLSRNELGMRLHLCLKALAGVLAGENMDELIAALCMGEEVSDSLMLARLITFISPTLTEPFGNAEQIGKVERVVLLADAAAQAADAQAAARKPSGILPPWAVEVVEA; from the coding sequence ATGAACACACGACCGCTGCTGCCCGGCAATACCAAGGCCCGCCTGCTCGAGGCGGCCGAGGATTTGTTCATCGAACACGGCTACGAGGCCATGTCGATGCGCCAGATCACCGGCCGCGCCGTGACCAACCTGGCCGCGGTCAACTACCACTTCGGCAGCAAGGAGGCGCTGGTCCAGGAGTTGCTGCAGGAACGCTTCGACCGCCTCAACCAGGAGCGCCTGCGCCTGCTGGACGCTTGCGAACAACGCTACGGCGCCGAATCGATGGACGCGCACGCCGTGCTCAGCGCGCTGTTCGTGCCGGCGCTGCGCATGGGCCGCAACAGCGCCAACGGTCCGGCCTTCGTGCGCCTGCTCGGCCGCGTCTACAGCGACCCCTCGCCGTTCATCCGCGGCTACCTGCGCGAGCATTACCAGCCGATCTTCGGCCGCTACTTCGAAGCCTTCGCCCGCGCGCTGCCGTACCTGTCGCGCAACGAACTGGGCATGCGCCTGCACCTATGCCTGAAGGCGCTGGCCGGCGTACTGGCCGGCGAGAACATGGACGAGCTGATCGCCGCGCTGTGCATGGGCGAGGAAGTCAGCGACTCGTTGATGCTGGCGCGCTTGATCACCTTCATCTCGCCGACCCTGACCGAGCCGTTCGGCAACGCCGAACAGATCGGCAAGGTCGAGCGCGTGGTGCTGCTCGCCGACGCCGCGGCCCAGGCCGCCGATGCGCAGGCCGCGGCGCGCAAACCCTCGGGCATCCTGCCGCCGTGGGCGGTCGAGGTGGTGGAGGCGTGA
- a CDS encoding T6SS phospholipase effector Tle1-like catalytic domain-containing protein: MGGGKHPDGVETYPADRHDLDSYREASAELARLQAPLLLDSNNPHARLFVAAFDGTGNSMYKDDPKNHTNVANVVQQLEAGLHRNVGFGYVEGPGTQDGWFASTRDMATGRTFEPRVERMYQQFAEQSKQWLREDPQAQISVAGIGFSRGAEQEAAFARLVHERGIQDPSGAQYRYDSARNIVGVEYTKPPLVPPGQVAQAVGLFDPVGTGEPRLHDRRLPPSVVSGFQITAEDERRDHFKSTSLLRPGFTEDSRFLNVTVGGAHSNIGGSYELNGLSIRSGNLMTDYLNSLSDRPLLDKRVEPDDPSLNVVHRSDKHQFFYTTRSFRDGERDRIDLVASKQQQKDGSVADPYRKEPIDPELDARFERRGVPIGAAPVRLGALDAGQPIQVQGGPAQGGRGPGGDEVERSFDRMVEAARNRDSAGFRAATQDYAQSESGQAWLQGGREQYRQQQEQQRQQQDQNPARAAERPPLQEAPPAQQAQPPAPTQQLPQSPSPPAPRLPGM, translated from the coding sequence ATGGGCGGTGGAAAGCATCCGGACGGGGTCGAGACCTATCCCGCCGACCGGCACGACCTGGACAGTTACCGCGAGGCCAGCGCCGAACTGGCGCGGCTGCAGGCGCCGTTGCTGCTGGATTCGAACAACCCGCATGCGCGTTTGTTCGTGGCCGCGTTCGACGGCACCGGCAACAGCATGTACAAGGACGACCCCAAGAACCACACCAACGTCGCCAACGTGGTCCAGCAGCTGGAAGCCGGCCTGCACCGCAACGTCGGCTTCGGCTACGTCGAAGGCCCCGGCACCCAGGACGGCTGGTTCGCCAGCACCCGCGACATGGCCACCGGCCGCACGTTCGAGCCGCGCGTCGAGCGGATGTACCAACAGTTCGCCGAACAGTCCAAGCAGTGGCTGCGCGAGGACCCGCAGGCGCAGATCAGCGTCGCCGGGATCGGCTTCAGCCGCGGCGCCGAGCAGGAAGCGGCGTTCGCGCGCCTGGTCCACGAGCGCGGCATCCAGGATCCCAGCGGCGCGCAGTATCGCTACGACAGCGCCCGCAACATCGTCGGGGTCGAGTACACCAAGCCGCCGTTGGTGCCGCCCGGGCAGGTGGCCCAGGCCGTGGGACTGTTCGATCCGGTCGGCACCGGCGAGCCGCGCCTGCACGACCGGCGCCTGCCGCCGTCGGTGGTGTCGGGGTTCCAGATCACCGCCGAGGACGAGCGCCGCGACCATTTCAAGTCGACCAGCCTGCTGCGGCCCGGCTTCACCGAGGACTCGCGCTTTCTCAACGTCACCGTCGGCGGTGCGCACAGCAACATCGGCGGCAGCTACGAGCTCAACGGCTTGTCGATCCGCAGCGGCAACCTGATGACCGATTACCTCAACAGCCTCAGCGACCGGCCGCTGCTGGACAAGCGGGTGGAACCGGACGATCCCTCGCTCAACGTGGTCCATCGCTCGGACAAACATCAGTTCTTCTACACCACCCGCAGCTTCCGCGACGGCGAACGCGACCGTATCGACCTGGTCGCGAGCAAGCAGCAGCAAAAAGACGGTTCGGTGGCCGATCCCTACCGCAAGGAGCCGATCGATCCCGAACTGGACGCCCGCTTCGAGCGCCGCGGCGTGCCGATCGGCGCCGCGCCGGTGCGCTTGGGCGCGCTCGACGCCGGCCAGCCCATTCAAGTGCAAGGCGGGCCGGCGCAGGGCGGCCGCGGGCCGGGCGGCGACGAGGTCGAGCGCAGTTTCGATCGCATGGTCGAGGCCGCGCGCAACCGCGACAGCGCCGGCTTCCGCGCCGCGACCCAGGACTACGCCCAGTCCGAATCCGGCCAGGCCTGGTTGCAGGGCGGGCGCGAGCAGTACCGGCAGCAGCAGGAACAGCAGCGCCAGCAACAGGATCAGAACCCGGCGCGCGCGGCCGAACGACCGCCGCTGCAGGAGGCTCCGCCGGCGCAACAGGCTCAGCCGCCGGCACCGACCCAGCAGCTTCCGCAATCCCCGTCGCCGCCCGCGCCGCGCCTGCCGGGAATGTAA
- a CDS encoding LacI family DNA-binding transcriptional regulator — protein MSRPRASQPPRKTGEPLTMADLAELAGVSAITVSRALRDSPLVNPETRARIKELAEQQGYQFNISARNLRLRRSMTVAVVVEMKPTVERQMSGSYPLDLLGGISQELTSAGYSVLLTSLQGGSLPSVQAADGVILLGQGAHEDAMHEVQRWGRPMVVWGAVSRHESQIVVGSDNQRGGKLAAERFLALGRRRPVFLGDSAHGEFAERLDGFRSTLAGHGIEPLTPVVGHFTVSAGAQAVHALLDQHPQFDALFAASDLLAIGAIRALIERGRRVPEDVSVIGYDDTPLGATYLPPLTSIHQNFVDAGVLLARKILALIEGRPAESEILPTHLVARVT, from the coding sequence ATGAGCCGACCGCGCGCCTCCCAGCCGCCCCGCAAAACCGGCGAGCCCCTGACCATGGCCGACCTGGCCGAGCTGGCCGGGGTTTCGGCGATCACGGTGTCGCGCGCTCTGCGCGACAGTCCGCTGGTCAACCCGGAGACCCGCGCCCGGATCAAGGAACTGGCCGAACAACAGGGCTATCAGTTCAACATCAGCGCGCGCAACCTGCGCCTGCGCCGCAGCATGACCGTGGCGGTGGTGGTGGAAATGAAACCCACCGTCGAACGGCAGATGTCCGGCTCCTACCCGCTGGATTTGCTTGGCGGCATCAGCCAGGAACTGACCTCGGCCGGCTACAGCGTGCTGCTGACCTCGCTGCAGGGCGGTTCCCTGCCCAGCGTGCAGGCCGCCGACGGAGTGATCCTGCTCGGCCAGGGCGCGCACGAGGATGCGATGCACGAAGTGCAGCGCTGGGGCCGGCCGATGGTGGTATGGGGCGCGGTCAGCCGGCACGAATCGCAGATCGTGGTCGGCAGCGACAACCAGCGCGGCGGCAAACTCGCCGCCGAACGCTTCCTGGCCCTGGGCCGACGCCGGCCGGTATTCCTCGGCGACAGCGCCCACGGCGAGTTCGCCGAGCGTCTGGACGGCTTCCGCTCGACCCTGGCCGGACACGGGATCGAGCCGCTGACCCCGGTGGTGGGCCATTTCACCGTCAGCGCCGGCGCTCAGGCCGTGCATGCCCTGCTCGACCAGCACCCGCAGTTCGACGCGCTGTTCGCCGCCAGCGATCTGCTCGCGATCGGCGCGATCCGGGCCTTGATCGAACGCGGCCGGCGCGTGCCCGAGGACGTGTCGGTGATCGGTTACGACGACACCCCCCTGGGCGCGACCTACCTGCCGCCGCTGACCTCGATCCATCAGAACTTCGTCGACGCCGGCGTGTTGCTGGCGCGCAAGATCCTGGCCCTGATCGAAGGCCGCCCGGCGGAATCGGAAATCCTGCCGACCCATCTGGTCGCGCGGGTCACCTGA
- the pgmB gene encoding beta-phosphoglucomutase yields the protein MTQPQTQSPSPDVVADAWLLQQRGFDPARRRRDETLFALANGSLGVRGGFEEAAGGSDGSFLAAVYEKHPIHYHERFPGFARHTDTRLPVADGQRIAVWLGAQRLEPDRAQWLDFERSLDLRHGRSARRLRLRTPQGQTLQIHAERVLPFDSGHDGVDLLAIRYRVESIDYSGPLSLVSAIECGHQAAEQGDDPRIGVASAEGLKLLSAHADAHGAHVLQSTRRSNLRVVCAQDHRIAAGLHAAQAGVEGDAVRQRYEAQLQPGQSVGLEKFVAYLSHNDETGLVQRAQSALEQAAALGFDALAARQSAALAHFWRGAELSIDGDAAAEQALRFNLFHLLQSAGRDGVNGTAAKGLTGEGYEGHYFWDTEAFMLPVMVYTAPDVARAMLHARYAALEPARRHAREMNHPHGALFPWRTITGGECSAHYPSGSAAYHINAAVAYAIGLYFDATEDLDFLLESGAEILFETARIWPQVGHFDARRGGAFCIHGVTGPDEYTALVDNNFYTNRMAQQHLLRAAQVWELLQERRPHQAQALAARLGVQAHEPALWRRAGETMFLHYDPALGIYAQDDTFLSKPRWPFPRREGEHRPLLLDFHPLSLYRHQICKQADVVMALVLAGHGIPADIKRRSYDYYEAVTTHDSTLSASAFGILASEVGHPAQAERFFNDNLRVDLDDLHGNTDHGVHMAALAGTWLGLSAGFAGLRSHDGQLSFAPTLPAGWRGYGFGLRWRGRRLRLKIDRDGVEYRLLDGAPLSIEHAGRRIGLRVDEPQRAPLAAPGGPVRQSFPRPAQALIFDLDGVLTDTAQTHYRAWKRMADEEGLPFDRHVNEQLKGVDRMASLEIILRHAGRVLSAEAKQALAERKNAYYVEAIAAVTPADLFPGVERLLEQARARGLKLGLASASRNAAALLERLGIGRRFDYIADAARIARAKPEPDIFLDVAAALAVPPAQCIGIEDAAAGVIAIKRAGMAAVGIGDPAALSGADACLDAIAGFDLDAFVSP from the coding sequence GTGACCCAGCCTCAAACCCAGTCGCCCTCCCCCGATGTCGTCGCCGATGCCTGGCTGTTGCAGCAGCGCGGATTCGACCCGGCCCGGCGTCGTCGCGACGAAACCCTGTTCGCGCTCGCCAACGGTTCCCTGGGCGTGCGCGGCGGCTTCGAAGAGGCCGCCGGCGGCAGCGACGGCAGCTTCCTGGCTGCGGTCTACGAGAAGCACCCGATCCACTACCACGAGCGCTTCCCCGGTTTCGCCCGCCACACCGACACCCGCCTGCCGGTCGCCGACGGCCAGCGCATTGCGGTCTGGCTCGGCGCCCAGCGCCTGGAGCCGGACCGGGCGCAGTGGCTGGACTTCGAACGCAGCCTCGACCTGCGCCACGGCCGCAGCGCGCGCCGCCTGCGCCTGCGCACGCCGCAGGGCCAGACCCTGCAGATCCATGCCGAACGCGTGCTGCCGTTCGACAGCGGCCACGACGGCGTGGACTTGCTGGCGATCCGCTATCGGGTCGAATCGATCGACTACAGCGGCCCGTTGAGCCTGGTCTCGGCGATCGAATGCGGCCATCAGGCCGCCGAGCAAGGCGACGACCCGCGCATCGGCGTGGCGTCGGCGGAAGGTTTGAAACTGCTGTCGGCGCACGCCGACGCACACGGCGCGCACGTCCTGCAATCCACCCGGCGCAGCAATCTGCGCGTGGTCTGCGCGCAAGACCACCGCATCGCAGCCGGACTCCATGCGGCGCAGGCCGGCGTCGAGGGCGACGCCGTCCGGCAACGCTACGAAGCGCAGTTGCAACCCGGGCAAAGCGTCGGCCTGGAGAAGTTCGTCGCCTACCTCAGCCACAACGACGAGACCGGGCTGGTGCAGCGCGCGCAAAGCGCGCTGGAACAGGCGGCCGCGCTCGGTTTCGACGCGCTCGCCGCGCGCCAGTCCGCGGCGCTGGCGCACTTTTGGCGCGGCGCCGAACTGTCGATCGACGGCGACGCCGCGGCCGAGCAGGCGCTGCGCTTCAATCTGTTCCACCTGCTGCAGTCGGCCGGCCGCGACGGCGTCAACGGCACCGCGGCCAAGGGCCTGACTGGCGAGGGCTACGAAGGCCATTATTTCTGGGACACCGAGGCCTTCATGCTGCCGGTGATGGTCTACACCGCGCCGGACGTCGCGCGCGCCATGCTGCACGCGCGCTACGCGGCGCTGGAGCCGGCGCGCCGGCACGCGCGCGAGATGAACCACCCGCACGGCGCCCTGTTCCCCTGGCGCACCATCACCGGCGGCGAATGCTCGGCGCACTATCCCTCGGGCTCGGCCGCCTACCACATCAACGCCGCGGTCGCGTACGCGATCGGCCTGTACTTCGACGCCACCGAAGACCTCGACTTCCTGCTCGAAAGCGGCGCCGAGATCCTGTTCGAAACCGCGCGCATCTGGCCGCAGGTCGGCCATTTCGACGCCCGCCGCGGCGGCGCGTTCTGCATCCACGGCGTCACCGGCCCGGACGAGTACACCGCCCTGGTCGACAACAACTTCTACACCAACCGCATGGCCCAGCAGCATCTGCTGCGCGCCGCGCAGGTCTGGGAGCTGTTGCAGGAACGGCGCCCCCACCAGGCGCAGGCGCTGGCCGCGCGGCTGGGCGTGCAGGCGCACGAGCCGGCGCTGTGGCGGCGCGCCGGCGAGACCATGTTCCTGCACTACGACCCGGCCTTGGGCATCTACGCCCAGGACGACACTTTCCTGAGCAAGCCGCGCTGGCCGTTCCCGCGCCGCGAGGGCGAGCATCGCCCGCTGTTGCTGGATTTCCACCCACTGAGCCTGTACCGGCACCAAATCTGCAAACAGGCCGACGTGGTCATGGCCCTGGTCCTGGCCGGCCACGGCATTCCCGCCGACATCAAGCGCCGCAGCTACGACTACTACGAAGCCGTCACCACCCACGACTCGACCCTGTCGGCATCGGCGTTCGGCATTCTCGCCAGCGAAGTCGGCCACCCCGCGCAGGCCGAACGCTTTTTCAACGACAACCTGCGCGTCGACCTCGACGATCTGCACGGCAACACCGACCACGGCGTGCACATGGCGGCGTTGGCCGGCACCTGGCTGGGCCTGAGCGCCGGTTTCGCCGGGCTGCGCAGCCACGACGGACAGTTGAGCTTCGCCCCCACCCTGCCCGCCGGCTGGCGCGGCTACGGCTTCGGCCTGCGCTGGCGCGGCCGGCGCCTGCGCCTGAAGATCGATCGCGACGGCGTGGAGTACCGCCTGCTCGACGGCGCGCCGCTGAGCATCGAGCACGCGGGCCGGCGCATCGGATTGCGCGTCGACGAACCGCAGCGCGCGCCCCTGGCGGCGCCGGGCGGCCCGGTGCGGCAGAGCTTCCCGCGTCCCGCGCAAGCGCTGATCTTCGATCTCGACGGGGTCCTGACCGACACCGCCCAGACCCATTACCGCGCCTGGAAGCGCATGGCCGACGAAGAGGGCCTGCCGTTCGACCGGCACGTCAACGAACAGCTCAAGGGCGTCGACCGGATGGCCTCGCTGGAGATCATCCTGCGCCACGCCGGACGAGTGCTCAGCGCCGAAGCCAAGCAGGCCCTGGCCGAGCGCAAGAACGCTTACTACGTCGAGGCGATCGCCGCCGTTACTCCGGCCGATCTGTTCCCGGGCGTCGAGCGCCTGCTCGAACAGGCGCGCGCCCGCGGCCTCAAGCTCGGCCTGGCCTCGGCCAGCCGCAATGCCGCCGCCCTGCTGGAACGGCTCGGCATCGGCCGGCGTTTCGACTACATCGCCGATGCCGCGCGCATCGCCCGCGCCAAGCCCGAACCCGACATTTTCCTCGACGTCGCCGCCGCCCTCGCCGTGCCTCCGGCGCAATGCATCGGCATCGAGGACGCCGCCGCCGGCGTGATCGCGATCAAGCGCGCCGGCATGGCCGCAGTCGGCATCGGCGACCCGGCCGCCCTGTCCGGCGCCGACGCCTGCCTCGACGCGATCGCCGGCTTCGATCTGGACGCCTTCGTTTCGCCCTGA